The following nucleotide sequence is from Kiritimatiella glycovorans.
GCTGCTGTTCATCGGCCTGTTTGTCTACTTCAATTTCTATCGTTACGTGTTTCGGGAACACGTGGTCGAGTATGTAAAGCGGGTCGCCGCGATCTATCTCCTCTCGCTGTTCGTGGTAGGGGTGCTGCTCTCGCTGATCGGTAAGTGCCCCTGGGGGACCGACGCCGTGCTCGCGCTGAAGCGGATCCTGATCGTCGCCTTCCCCGCCTCCATGAGCGCCGCCGTGAGCGACACGCTCAAGTAGATTGGGGTGGATATCAGGACCGGTACGCCAAAAAAATGACCCCTATATTGACGGCCGCTTTCCGGTTCGTCTATAATGGCAGAAGGAGGGCGCATCGGGGATAAGTGGATGTCGGAGCAGCATGGTTAGCACATGGCAGGAAAGGGGACTCTTGTGAAGAAGTACGCATTAATAATGATCCTGGCTATTGGGGCTTTTTCAGGCGGCGTCCACGCGGATCTCGTCGCAGCCTTCGACGCGAATGGTTCAACGGGCGCCTTCAGCGGCCTGTCCTCCGCGGACGGCGTGTCCGGCCTGAGTTATACGGCGGGCTCGGGATTGAATAACTACGGATATCTCGGGTCGTGGGCAACGGTAGCCGAATTCAGCCGGGAATCGTTGCTGACCAATGCCCTGGCCGACGACAGCTATCTGGAGTTTTCTTTTCAGACGGCCGGCGGCACACAAATCACCGCGCTGGACCAGTTTTACATGGATAATGATATCGTCGTCACCGTCGATAGCGGGGTCACAACATTCAAAATGGGCCTGGCTTATGACAATGGATCGGGATCGTTTTCCGAATTGATTTCGGATATTGATCCGCAGGACATCAACGCGGGGATCGACATAAGCGGGTTCTCGGCTGCAGACGCCAACTCCACCGTTCGGTTCCGCGTGGGCTTTTATGACGATGTGCGGGATAATCCCCACTCCGCGCTCTATGTGGTCAACAGCACCCTCGGTGGCGTGGATGATTCGGCGGCTGTTTTCACCGGAACCGTGATCCCCGAACCGGCCACATCCCTGCTTCTCCTTCCCGGCGTAGGCGGAATTCTCGCATGGCGAAGGCGGCGTTTTGCGCTCAAGGCTTCGGACCCGGATAAAGAGAACCCGGCCGGGGTTCGGAGCCTGTCCGGAGAGCGTCCGCCCGCGAATGAAACGGCCTGGCTCGAAGCCATCGAGCGCCTGGTCCAGTGGGTGAAACATCTGGACCCGCTGGGCAGCACGCTGCTGGCCATCGACCGAACCTTCCGGCGCTGAAGTCGAAGGGGATCGCCGGTGAAACCGGGGTCGCGAAGATGAATGAGAAGAGCACAGGCAAAGAAATGGTGCGTTCTCTCTCACGCTCGTAGTAGGTCCGCAGGTCCGCTCAGCGATAAAAGTTCGTAGTAGGCCCGCAGGCCTGCGAAGCAGGGCCAGGGCCGTTATCTTCACGCGCCTGGTCTGCCGGGGGCAGGCGTACGGCGCTACTACGAACGATATCACGCGCCTTGGCCCTTCGGGCGCTTACGGCGCTGCTACGAACGTCCGGAAGAAAATCCCCGGCGGCCTGGCGAGAGAAAAACGGGTTGAAGTCACTTCAGCGGACGGAGTGCCGCCGCTGCTTCAGGCGGATATCGAGTCCCTCCCACTTCTGGACCTGATCCTCTTACTCAGGTTTCAGGTTTCAAATTCAAACTCCGAATTTCCCCCTAATTCCTTCTTACTCAGGTTTCAGGTTTCAAATTCAAACTCCAACTCTCCGACTCTCCCCCTAATTCCTTGCCGAGCGCGGGCGGGAACGGCAGAATGTAAAAGGTGACCCGAAAACAGGGGTTTTGCGCCGATGGACACTCTGACCAAAGAGATTCAGGAGCTGCGCGAGCGGCGGAATGCGATCATCCTGGCCCACTACTACCAGCGGCCGGAGGTGCAGGATCTTGCGGACCGCGTGGGCGACAGTCTGGGGCTGGCGCGGGCCGCGACGGAGGTGGAGGCGGACGTCATCGTCTTCTGCGGGGTGCACTTCATGGCCGAGACGGCGGCGATCCTGAACCCGGACACGCCCGTGCTGCTGCCGGACACGAAGTCGGGCTGCCCGATGGCGGATATGATCACGCGCGAGGCACTGGAGGAACGCAAGGCCGACGACCCTGACGCCGTGGTGGTGACGTATGTGAATTCCAGCGCGGCGGTAAAGGCCTCGAGCGACATCTGCTGCACCTCGGCGAACGCCGTGCGCGTGGTCGAGGACGTTCCCGCGGAGCGGCCGGTCCTCTTCACGCCGGACCGCAACCTCGGCCACTACGTGCGCCGCCGGACCGGACGGAACATCATGCTGTGGGAGGGCTGGTGCCCGACGCACGAGCGCATTCTTCCGGAACACATCCTTGAACGGAAGCGCGAGCATCCCGACGCCGCCGTGGTCGTCCATCCCGAGTGTCCGCCCGCGGTGATCGATCTCGCCGACGCCGTCGCGAGCACCGGCGGCATGCTCGATTACTGCGCCGCGTCGGAGTGCGGGGCGTTCATTATCGGAACCGAATCGGGCTTTCTCTACCCGCTCGAACGGCGCTGTCCGGATAAAAAATTCTACGCCGCCTCGCCCGTCGCCGACTGCCCGAACATGAAGCGGATCACGGCCGGGAAAGTGCGCGATGCACTCGAATCGATGCAACCGCGCGTGACGGTTCCGGACGACATTGCCCGCGATGCCCGGGCCCCGATCGAGCGGATGCTGGCCGCCGGGCGCGACCGGCCCTGAGCACGGAATCACGGAGGACCCCATGCCTGAACGGAACGTCTATCTGGACCACAACGCCACCACGCCGCTGCATCCCGAGGTGAAGCGGAGCATGAACGAGGCGATGGACCTCTACGGGAATCCCTCGAGCATGCACGCCGCCGGGCGCGAGGCGCGCGCGCGGGTCGAGGCCGTCCGTGAGGACCTCGCCGCGTTCCTGAACGCCTCGGCGGACGAAGTCATCTTCGCCGGAAGCGGATCGGAGGCCAATAACACCGTCCTGAATCTCTTCACCTGCAACA
It contains:
- the nadA gene encoding quinolinate synthase NadA — its product is MDTLTKEIQELRERRNAIILAHYYQRPEVQDLADRVGDSLGLARAATEVEADVIVFCGVHFMAETAAILNPDTPVLLPDTKSGCPMADMITREALEERKADDPDAVVVTYVNSSAAVKASSDICCTSANAVRVVEDVPAERPVLFTPDRNLGHYVRRRTGRNIMLWEGWCPTHERILPEHILERKREHPDAAVVVHPECPPAVIDLADAVASTGGMLDYCAASECGAFIIGTESGFLYPLERRCPDKKFYAASPVADCPNMKRITAGKVRDALESMQPRVTVPDDIARDARAPIERMLAAGRDRP
- a CDS encoding PEP-CTERM sorting domain-containing protein, with protein sequence MKKYALIMILAIGAFSGGVHADLVAAFDANGSTGAFSGLSSADGVSGLSYTAGSGLNNYGYLGSWATVAEFSRESLLTNALADDSYLEFSFQTAGGTQITALDQFYMDNDIVVTVDSGVTTFKMGLAYDNGSGSFSELISDIDPQDINAGIDISGFSAADANSTVRFRVGFYDDVRDNPHSALYVVNSTLGGVDDSAAVFTGTVIPEPATSLLLLPGVGGILAWRRRRFALKASDPDKENPAGVRSLSGERPPANETAWLEAIERLVQWVKHLDPLGSTLLAIDRTFRR